The Scyliorhinus canicula chromosome 13, sScyCan1.1, whole genome shotgun sequence genome contains a region encoding:
- the LOC119975437 gene encoding zinc-binding protein A33-like isoform X1, with protein sequence MALRQQVQSLTEETICSICLDFFTDPVTLDCGHNFCRSCISQCWENKEINSCPECREVFPERNLRINRALGNLAEKTRKFKLNRKEKESKLHCEEHQEELKLFCETDKKLICLICRDSQEHKSHNFLPIKEAIQSYKDQLKSSLDSLTVNKSAVLQMEQKQKGKISEVGEQSSSLQTHITSEFSKMHQILTEKEQRLLRDLRGEEERIREPMEKNLREIQENLNSIEEKLSKLQKQMEQKDELIFLKDAACRKRRISDELNELSVVDAAPSFGKFKGPLQYRVWREINEQGYFAKDCFMQPGGVECNLFPDDKVEAAGCSTQSELQPPKKKKKEEKKKQKKNKDERSSSMLSYFSELSYFAELSDASEKSDSSRKSDYYEQSDYYEQSDSNEKSDYYEQSDSSETVFGFD encoded by the exons ATGGCTCTCAGACAGCAGGTCCAGAGTTTGACTGAGGAGACAATTTGTTCCATTTGTCTCGATTTCTTCACTGATCCGGTAACACTGGATTGTGGACACAATTTCTGCCGCTCCTGTATCTCCCAGTGTTGGGAAAATAAGGAGATAAACTCCTGTCCGGAATGCAGAGAGGTGTTTCCGGAAAGAAACCTCAGGATAAATCGGGCCTTGGGAAATCTAGCCGAGAAAACTCGAAAATTCAAGCTGAATCGGAAAGAGAAGGAAAGTAAACTTCACTGTGAGGAACATCAGGAAGAACTGAAGCTGTTTTGTGAAACTGACAAGAAATTGATCTGTCTGATTTGTAGAGATTCGCAGGAACATAAATCTCACAACTTTCTGCCGATTAAAGAAGCTATTCAATCCTACAAG GATCAGTTGAAATCTTCCTTAGATTCTCTCACTGTAAATAAATCGGCGGTTCTACAAATGGAACAGAAACAGAAAGGGAAGATTTCTGAAGTTGGG GAACAGTCGAGCAGTCTGCAGACCCACATCACATCCGAGTTCAGTAAAATGCACCAGATTCTCACTGAGAAAGAGCAGCGTTTACTCAGAGATCTCAGGGGAGAAGAGGAGAGGATTCGAGAACCAATGGAGAAAAATCTTCGAGAGATTCaggagaatttaaattctattGAGGAGAAACTCTCAAAGTTGCAGAAACAGATGGAGCAAAAAGACGAGCTGATATTTCTGAAG GATGCAGCTTGTCGGAAGAGAAG GATTAGTGACGAATTAAATGAACTCTCGGTCGTAGATGCCGCACCATCGTTCGGAAAGTTCAAAGGTCCTTTACAATACAGAGTCTGGAGGGAAATCAATGAGCAGG GATATTTTGCGAAAGACTGCTTCATGCAGCCTGGAGGTGTTGAGTGCAACCTATTTCCTGATGATAAGGTGGAAGCAGCTGGCTGCTCCACTCAATCTGAGCTTCAGCCTCCAAAGAAGAAAAAGAAG gaagaaaaaaagaaacagaagaaGAATAAAGACGAGCGATCTTCTTCTATGCTGTCATATTTTTCTGAGCTGTCATATTTTGCTGAGCTGTCAGATGCTTCTGAGAAATCAGATTCTTCTCGGAAGTCGGATTACTATGAACAGTCAGATTATTATGAACAGTCGGATTCTAATGAGAAGTCTGATTATTATGAACAGTCGGATTCTTCTGAGACAGTCTTCGGATTCGACTAG